A region from the Chrysoperla carnea chromosome 4, inChrCarn1.1, whole genome shotgun sequence genome encodes:
- the LOC123297258 gene encoding uncharacterized protein LOC123297258 isoform X2, with product MDVHKRNYVKGIMISAIIIIISPELVTTSSNVSFIPESNLYTLSNISTIFSQNVPKHVTITNEEIKTILHQFNEVDDDLNSIQNIFRSQTKESKSRIVRSVGRSKCTISKQKLTNLKNEIESILSKASSDNNPSTCTLNLNDPDNCNELTKVIQCGIQHLKNGFVDAVTSDNGSIDEIMKWKNAYESLLDKYQKQSDELKQALSEEYQLKLDKLQTDLQKLGNALNKALERLQTTTINLCITEVMLGKFSEALAHFQELKSVSISVIIKECYNFQNGNDEFYNFKNIINFIRQQPLILNDEIAYKTLYKEMESKNHLSSLKIILLAWAIQNSPAKDKLTNVYSKVENYLNKIKDLWADEIYYNRQDKKLTNFATKNPFFFRDILSDTLKVALKKPNALTDKFDNIIQFIKRLPKISQDATAYSILFDEMQKQGMENNNRITKLAYNVRQSMEQPNYQNIEEIFKNMFGDIKRKIPSWARNIIWNGDKCKLKNRNWDQYIYADGAIDYDSERRRVFSWQVGTPQGIMEPESQWKFETDDEGESFMLKNVRWNEYLYAASDYFNYDNNRRQVFTWRPGTQVLQGSWKITPTDNGNYVTIQNINHNKEYLYVDGALTWNKLRRRVFTWRLGTPTGVMFRESEWQLAC from the exons ATGGATGTTCATAAAAGAAATTACGTTAAAGGAATAATGATTTCTGCAATTATCATTATCATATCACCTGAATTAGTTACTACATCTTCTAATGTATCATTTATACCTGAATCAAATTTGTATACTCTATCTAATATTTCtacaatattttctcaaaatgttCCCAAACATGTAACAATCACTAAtgaagaaattaaaacaattctaCACCAATTCAATGAAGTTGACgatgatttaaattcaatacaaaatatttttagatcacAAACCAAAGAGTCCAAATCACGCATAGTCAGATCAGTGGGACGATCAAAATGTACAATTTCTAagcaaaaattaacaaatttgaaaaatgaaatagaaagTATACTTTCAAAGGCATCAAGCGACAATAATCCAAGTACATGCACCTTAAATCTCAATGATCCAGATAATTGTAACGAACTGACCAAAGTAATTCAATGTGGTATTCAACATTTGAAAAATGGTTTTGTCGATGCAGTTACATCAGACAATGGTTCCATCGATGAAATTATGAAATGGAAAAACGCATATGAAAGTTTACTTGATAAATACCAAAAACAAAGTGATGAATTGAAACAAGCTTTATCGGAAGAATATCAACTAAAGTTGGATAAATTACAAACTGATTTGCAAAAATTAGGGAACGCATTGAATAAGGCATTAGAACGTTTACAAACTAccacaataaatttatgtattacgGAAGTTATGCTTGGGAAATTTAGCGAAGCTCTTGCACATTTTCAAgaattaaaatcagtttcaaTATCTGTTATTATaaaggagtgttataattttcaaaatggcaATGATGAGTtctataactttaaaaacattataaattttataagacagcaaccattaattttaaatgatgaaattgCTTACAAAACTTTGTATAAAGAGATGGAATCGAAAAATCATTTaagttctttaaaaataattttattagcttGGGCAATACAAAATTCTCCAGCAAAAGATAAACTTACAAATGTATactcaaaagtagaaaattatttaaataaaatcaaagatCTATGGGcagatgaaatttattataatcgcCAAGATAAAAAACTTACAAATTTTGCTACCAAGAATCCATTTTTCTTTCGTGATATTTTAAGTGATACTTTAAAGGTGGCTTTAAAAAAGCCAAATGCATTAACAGATAAATTTGACAATATTATCCAATTTATTAAACGATTGCCAAAAATTAGCCAAGATGCTACagcatattcaattttattcgaTGAAATGCAAAAGCAAGGcatggaaaataataatagaattacTAAACTTGCCTACAACGTAAGGCAGTCTATGGAACAaccaa ATTATCAAAACATAGAagaaatatttaagaatatgtTTGGGGATATAAAACGGAAGATACCTTCTTGGGCTCGTAATATTATTTGGAATGGTGATAAGTGCAAATTAAAGAATCGTAATTGGGACCAATATATATACGCGGATGGAGCGATTGATTATGATTCAGAGCGTCGTAGAGTATTTTCATGGCAAGTGGGCACACCTCAAGGTATTATGGAACCAGAGAGTCAATGGAAATTTGAAACTGACGATGAAGGTGAAtcttttatgttgaaaaatgtTCGCtggaatgaatatttatatgCTGCCtcagattattttaattatgataataatcgTCGTCAAGTGTTTACTTGGAGACCTGGAACACAAGTACTTCAAGGTTCTTGGAAAATTACACCAACTGACAATGGAAATTATGTAACTATTCAAAATATCAATcataataaagaatatttgtATGTTGACGGTGCTTTGACATGGAATAAGTTGAGACGGAGAGTATTCACTTGGAGATTAGGGACACCAACAGGCGTAATGTTTCGAGAAAGCGAGTGGCAATTAGCTTGTTAA
- the LOC123297258 gene encoding uncharacterized protein LOC123297258 isoform X1 — translation MDVHKRNYVKGIMISAIIIIISPELVTTSSNVSFIPESNLYTLSNISTIFSQNVPKHVTITNEEIKTILHQFNEVDDDLNSIQNIFRSQTKESKSRIVRSVGRSKCTISKQKLTNLKNEIESILSKASSDNNPSTCTLNLNDPDNCNELTKVIQCGIQHLKNGFVDAVTSDNGSIDEIMKWKNAYESLLDKYQKQSDELKQALSEEYQLKLDKLQTDLQKLGNALNKALERLQTTTINLCITEVMLGKFSEALAHFQELKSVSISVIIKECYNFQNGNDEFYNFKNIINFIRQQPLILNDEIAYKTLYKEMESKNHLSSLKIILLAWAIQNSPAKDKLTNVYSKVENYLNKIKDLWADEIYYNRQDKKLTNFATKNPFFFRDILSDTLKVALKKPNALTDKFDNIIQFIKRLPKISQDATAYSILFDEMQKQGMENNNRITKLAYNVRQSMEQPNYQNIAKEFQNMFEDVKRKIPSWARNIIWNGDKCKLKNRNWDQYIYANGEDEYDSKHRRVFSWKDGTTQDIMKPENQWKFETDDGGESFKIKNVHWNEYLYADSDYKDKSRCRVYTWRQGTQVLHGSWKITPTNNGNYVNIQNTNHNEYLFVDSGLRWNQRYSKLRRRVFTWRSGTPSGVMIRESEWELVC, via the coding sequence ATGGATGTTCATAAAAGAAATTACGTTAAAGGAATAATGATTTCTGCAATTATCATTATCATATCACCTGAATTAGTTACTACATCTTCTAATGTATCATTTATACCTGAATCAAATTTGTATACTCTATCTAATATTTCtacaatattttctcaaaatgttCCCAAACATGTAACAATCACTAAtgaagaaattaaaacaattctaCACCAATTCAATGAAGTTGACgatgatttaaattcaatacaaaatatttttagatcacAAACCAAAGAGTCCAAATCACGCATAGTCAGATCAGTGGGACGATCAAAATGTACAATTTCTAagcaaaaattaacaaatttgaaaaatgaaatagaaagTATACTTTCAAAGGCATCAAGCGACAATAATCCAAGTACATGCACCTTAAATCTCAATGATCCAGATAATTGTAACGAACTGACCAAAGTAATTCAATGTGGTATTCAACATTTGAAAAATGGTTTTGTCGATGCAGTTACATCAGACAATGGTTCCATCGATGAAATTATGAAATGGAAAAACGCATATGAAAGTTTACTTGATAAATACCAAAAACAAAGTGATGAATTGAAACAAGCTTTATCGGAAGAATATCAACTAAAGTTGGATAAATTACAAACTGATTTGCAAAAATTAGGGAACGCATTGAATAAGGCATTAGAACGTTTACAAACTAccacaataaatttatgtattacgGAAGTTATGCTTGGGAAATTTAGCGAAGCTCTTGCACATTTTCAAgaattaaaatcagtttcaaTATCTGTTATTATaaaggagtgttataattttcaaaatggcaATGATGAGTtctataactttaaaaacattataaattttataagacagcaaccattaattttaaatgatgaaattgCTTACAAAACTTTGTATAAAGAGATGGAATCGAAAAATCATTTaagttctttaaaaataattttattagcttGGGCAATACAAAATTCTCCAGCAAAAGATAAACTTACAAATGTATactcaaaagtagaaaattatttaaataaaatcaaagatCTATGGGcagatgaaatttattataatcgcCAAGATAAAAAACTTACAAATTTTGCTACCAAGAATCCATTTTTCTTTCGTGATATTTTAAGTGATACTTTAAAGGTGGCTTTAAAAAAGCCAAATGCATTAACAGATAAATTTGACAATATTATCCAATTTATTAAACGATTGCCAAAAATTAGCCAAGATGCTACagcatattcaattttattcgaTGAAATGCAAAAGCAAGGcatggaaaataataatagaattacTAAACTTGCCTACAACGTAAGGCAGTCTATGGAACAaccaaattatcaaaatatagcAAAAGAATTTCAGAATATGTTTGAGGATGTAAAACGAAAGATACCTTCTTGGGCTCGTAATATTATTTGGAATGGCGATAAGTGCAAATTAAAGAATCGTAATTGGGACCAATATATATACGCGAATGGAGAGGATGAATATGATTCAAAGCATCGCAGAGTATTTTCATGGAAAGATGGCACAACTCAAGATATTATGAAACCAGAAAATCAATGGAAATTTGAAACTGACGATGGTGGTGaatcttttaagataaaaaatgttcattggaatgaatatttatatgCTGATTCAGATTATAAAGATAAGAGTCGTTGTCGAGTCTATACTTGGAGACAGGGAACTCAAGTACTTCACGGCTCTTGGAAAATAACCCCAACTAACAATggaaattatgtaaatattcaaaataccaatcataatgaatatttgtttgttgaCAGTGGATTGCGATGGAATCAAAGATATAGTAAGTTGAGACGGAGGGTATTCACTTGGAGATCAGGGACACCATCAGGTGTAATGATTCGAGAAAGCGAGTGGGAATTAGTTTGTTAA
- the LOC123297257 gene encoding uncharacterized protein LOC123297257: MNLHSTKFVCNYIKQITISIIITQQILHCQTFSTNQSNWDTLFNTSITLQNGSKSNFKHVSFSGEEIHAIRKQFDGINEDFNALQDIFSFTYPECNLRIIRSLDVRPKCTISKTKLTNLKNEVENLYSHSSNYNRNLCTQQNLNDTENCNELIKIIQCGFLHFKQGFEIAIKLKNSSIDEIMKWKNAYHSLSDKYIKQSESLKQALSQENQLKLDKLQTDIQNLGKILNIAMERFQTATFNLCVSEIKLGEIQEAIQNFKDLKSISISLIINKCYNFQNVNDELKHFENIINFIKHQPNQSDEKTGYETLYKEMETKNDLKTLKVILLAKNIENSTVKNELTIENICLKVKHIYLNKIQDLWTNAILYNSKDAELINFAKNYHVYFDKILSETLIKAIKSKYNALTDKFENVVRFIKDLPHFHQTAIAYKTFFNELKRQDLLTNNDRIIKFAYHIKKVMNMQVYSNANIEYQSMIEGIKRDLPTSARDLIWDGYACQLENRMSGQYLYADENMSRNNKLRRTILTQDLDNIIQQESLWIFRTDDGGDSFTIMNFYRGEYLYAAADDLNYGKHRRSVFTWKPGDRVPEGSWKIKLRGDYITLQNTYYYNEYLYSFQYRLGGYRNRIYRVLTWGLGEYDLSIESDWKLRC, from the coding sequence ATGAACTTACACAGCACAAAGTTTGTTTGCAATTACATTAAACAAATAactatttccataataattacTCAACAAATATTACATTGTCAAACATTTTCAACTAATCAATCAAATTGGGATACGCTATTTAACACTTCAATAACATTACAAAATGggtcaaaatcaaatttcaaacatGTTTCATTCTCTGGCGAAGAAATTCATGCAATTCGAAAACAATTCGATGGAATTAATGAAGATTTTAACGCATTACAGGATATTTTTAGTTTCACATACCCCGAGTGCAACTTACGTATTATCAGGTCTTTGGATGTGCGTCCTAAATGTACAAtttctaaaactaaattaacaaatttaaagaacGAAGTCGAAAATTTATATTCGCATTCATCGAATTATAATCGAAATTTATGtacacaacaaaatttaaatgacacAGAGAATTGTaacgaattaataaaaataattcaatgtgGATTTCTACATTTTAAACAAGGATTTGAAATTgcaattaagttaaaaaacagTTCGATTGATGAAATCATGAAATGGAAAAATGCATACCACAGTTTAtctgataaatatataaagcaGAGTGAAAGTTTAAAACAAGCTTTATCACAAGAAAATCAACTAAAATTAGATAAACTACAAActgatatacaaaatttaggcaaaatattgaatattgcaATGGAACGTTTCCAAACTGCTACATTCAATTTATGCGTTTCTGAAATTAAGCTTGGAGAAATACAAGAAGCTATTCAGAATTTTAAAGAcctaaaatcaatttcaatatcgttaattataaacaaatgctataattttcaaaacgttAACGATgaattgaaacattttgaaaatattatcaacTTTATTAAACATCAACCAAACCAATCGGATGAAAAAACTGGTTATGAAACTTTGTATAAAGAAATGGaaacgaaaaatgatttaaagaCCTTGAAAGTTATATTATTGGCGAAGAACATAGAAAATTCTACTGTAAAGAATGAACTTACaatcgaaaatatttgtttaaaagttaAACATATTTACCTAAACAAGATTCAAGATTTGTGGACGAATGCAATTCTTTACAATAGCAAAGATGCAGAACTAATAAACTTTGCTAAAAACTATCATGtttactttgataaaattttaagtgaaacattaataaaagccataaagagtaaatataatgctttaactGATAAATTTGAGAATGTCGTTAGATTTATAAAAGATTTGCCGCATTTTCATCAAACAGCCATAGCTTACAAGACGTTCTTTAATGAACTAAAAAGGCAGGATttgttaacaaataatgatagaataataaaatttgcatatcacattaaaaaagtaatgaatATGCAAGTCTATTCGAATGCAAATATAGAATACCAGAGCATGATTGAAGGTATCAAACGAGACCTACCAACTTCGGCTCGTGATCTTATTTGGGATGGTTATGCATGTCAGTTAGAAAATCGTATGAGTGGTCAATACCTATATGCAGATGAGAACATGTCGAGAAATAATAAACTACGTCGAACAATACTGACTCAAgatttagataatattattcAACAAGAAAGTCTATGGATTTTCCGAACTGATGATGGGGGTGATTCTTTtacaattatgaatttttataggGGTGAATATTTGTATGCTGCCGCAGATGATTTAAACTACGGTAAACATCGTCGAAGTGTATTTACTTGGAAACCTGGAGATCGTGTACCCGAAGGGTCGTGGAAAATTAAACTGCGTGGAGATTATATAACTTTACAAAATACGTATTACTATAATGAATATCTATATTCTTTTCAATACAGACTTGGGGGCTATCGTAATCGAATATACCGGGTACTGACTTGGGGACTAGGAGAATACGATTTAAGCATAGAAAGTGATTGGAAATTACGGTGTTAA